GCGCCGGGTTGACGGATTTTCACCCGACCGTGGCCCCAAGGCACCGGTGGGACCGATGCCGTTGACCGAGGGTCGAGCGTGCAGGATGGAGGCATGGATCTTCGCATCTTCACCGAGCCCCAGCAGGGGGCGACCTACGACACCCTCCTCACCGTCGCCAAGGCCACCGAGGACCTCGGCTTCGACGCGTTCTTCCGCTCCGACCACTATCTGCGCATGGGTTCGTCGGACGGTCTGCCGGGCCCCACCGACGCGTGGATCACCCTGGCCGGACTCGCCCGCGAGACCAAGCGCATCCGCCTCGGCACCCTGATGACTGCAGGAACCTTCCGCCTGCCGGGTGTGCTCGCCATCCAGGTCGCGCAGATCGACCAGATGTCCGGCGGTCGCGTCGAACTCGGGCTGGGCGCGGGTTGGTTCGAGGAGGAGCACAAGGCGTACGGCATCCCGTTCCCCAAGGAGAAGTTCGGGCGTCTGGAGGAGCAGCTGGCCATCGTCACCGGTCTGTGGGCCACCGAGGTCGGCAAGACGTTCTCGTACGAGGGCACCCACTACCAGCTGACCGACTCGCCCGCGCTGCCCAAGCCCGCGCAGGCCAAGGTGCCGGTCCTCATCGGCGGTCACGGCGCGGTCCGTACCCCGCGGCTCGCCGCGCGGTACGCCGACGAGTTCAACATGCCGTTCGCGTCGATCGAGGACAGCGAGCGCCAGTTCGGCCGGGTCCGTGCGGCCGCCGAGGAGGCCGGCCGCAAGGGCGACGACCTCGTGTACTCCAACGCCCTGGTCGTCTGCGTGGGCAAGGACGACGCCGAGGTCGCCCGGCGCGCCGCCGCGATCGGCCGTGAGGTCGACGAGCTCAAGGCCAACGGCCTCGCCGGCTCCCCGGCCGAGGTCGTCGACAAGCTCGGCCGCTACGGGGCCATCGGCTCCCAGCGCGTCTACCTCCAGGTCCTCGACCTCGACGACCTGGACCACCTGGAGCTGATCTCCGCCCAGGTGCAGTCCCAACTGCCGTAACCCGAGAGGCGTCCCGCGCCCCACCCGGGCCGCGGGACGCCACCGCCCACGACGCCCCCAGCCCCCTCCGGCCCCCGGCCCGCAGCTCCGGGCCCTCCGGCTCCTGGCCCGCAGTTCCGGGCCCTCCGGCTCCTGGCCCGCAGTTCCGGGCTCCGGCCCCCGGCCCCCAGTCCCCGGCCCCCCGCAGTCCGTGGCCTTCTGGTTCCCGGCCCGCATTCCCCGGCCCTCCGGCTCCCGGCCCGCATTCCCCGGCCCTCCGGCCGCCCAGTCTCCGGACCTCGGCCCCTGGCCCACGGCCTTCCCCCCTCAGGCCCGTGCCCTCCGCCCCCTGCCCTCCGGCACTCCGCCCTGTCTCCGCCCCCCGGCCCCCTGGCCCACGGCTGTCCGCCCCCAGGCCCGTGCCATCCAGCGCCCCGCCCTCCAGCCGCCCGGCCCCCCCGGCAGCCCAGACCCCGACAGCCCAGGCCCCCGGCCTCCCCGGCTCCCCGCCCCCGGCTCCCATGCCCCCGGCCCACCCCCAAGCCGTTCCGATATCCGAAGCGTCTCCTTGTTGTGCAAAACGTTTTGGATATCTACCTTGTGCCGCATGAACGACGACACGTCCCCTTCCGTCCCCCGCCACCGCCTCCTGGTGCGGGGCTGTGACGTGCTGCGCGTGCCGGTGGAGGGGGAGTGCGACGTCCTGCCCGGGCGGGACATCGTGGTGGCGGACGGCGTCATCGTGGACGTACGGCCGACGCGGGCGGAAGGGCCGGAGGAGCCGGGCACGGAGGTGGTCGACGGCCGGGGGCTGCTCGCCCTGCCCGGGCTGGTGAACGCGCACACGCACAGCCCGATGGTGCTGATGCGGGGCGCGGCCGAGGACGTCACGGTCGAGGGATGGTTCAACGACCGCGTCTGGCCGATGGAGTCCAATCTGACCCCCGAGGACGTGCGGGCCGGCGCCCTGCTGGCGTGCGCGGAGATGATCCGGTCGGGCGTCACCACCTTCGCGGACCACTACTTCTTCCCCGAGGAGATCGCCGGCGCGGTGGCCGAGGCGGGGCTGCGCGCCGACATCGCGCCCACCTACTTCAGCAGCGGCGGCCCGTCGGCGCTGGAGGCAGGCGTCGCCTTCGCCGA
This genomic stretch from Streptomyces deccanensis harbors:
- a CDS encoding LLM class F420-dependent oxidoreductase, which produces MDLRIFTEPQQGATYDTLLTVAKATEDLGFDAFFRSDHYLRMGSSDGLPGPTDAWITLAGLARETKRIRLGTLMTAGTFRLPGVLAIQVAQIDQMSGGRVELGLGAGWFEEEHKAYGIPFPKEKFGRLEEQLAIVTGLWATEVGKTFSYEGTHYQLTDSPALPKPAQAKVPVLIGGHGAVRTPRLAARYADEFNMPFASIEDSERQFGRVRAAAEEAGRKGDDLVYSNALVVCVGKDDAEVARRAAAIGREVDELKANGLAGSPAEVVDKLGRYGAIGSQRVYLQVLDLDDLDHLELISAQVQSQLP